A segment of the Neochlamydia sp. S13 genome:
AAAAATAAGTTATAACTTTCTTCAGCAAAACCTTGTTTATTTAATTAGTAATGCGATGTTAAACACCAGACGAAGCAAATTCCGTCAAAAAAATCTTTCTCTTAAAACCCCTAGGCTCTCTACCAAGGAAGAAAAAAATCAAATTTATGTTATTTTTAACGAGCAGGCGTGTGAATTTAAATATTTAAGGAGGGATGGGCTTGTTGAAAAAGAAGCCATACTAACTCAGCTTTATTCTTTTAAATTACCTTATCCCCACCAACTTATCCATACCGAGCTGGAGATTTTTTTCTCAGGGATACATCTTTATTTTTCTTGTCCTCAAAAAGTCTTTGAAAACCATGAAACCTTGCAAGAAATGGTTTTCGATCTGAAATTAATAGGAGAAACTTTTGAGATAGATCAATTAGATATTCAATTAACCTCGTCTATTTAACATCAAATTTTAACAATAGCTCTATACCTTTTCTTAAACCGCTAAACACCAGAGCCTGAAAGAAAAATATTAAGAAAAAACTTTTTAGTTGCTGGTAAAGGCAGAAAACCCTCTTTTTTGTAAGCGGTCACAAGGTAGGCCCAGCTTTAAAGGTGATTTTGAGGGTATCTGCAAAGTCAAAAATGCTTGCAAATAGCTGTCTTTTCTATTTATTGCACTTTCCGGTTTACATTACTTCTTTATCTTTAGAAACTTAAGTAGTTTTATCCCTCGCGAACGCTTACTCTTTTTCTCTCAATTTTTTGTAAATAATATTTTATAAAAAACATTCCTCAAATATTTTCTTTTCTAAAAGTCTTGAGATTATTTGCTAATTTTATTATGTATAGAAGTGTTTTATGATAAAAATTTATAAAATTTACTTGTTTGTTAGCAAAATGTAGCGGTCTTTTTTTTACAAATAGAGGGGAAAGGGGGTTTATATGAATATAGCTTGGTTGTTAGCAGAATTTATTGGCACATTTACTCTCATCTTTATTGGTGCAGGATCCATTTGCTTAAATGAGATGACCCATGGGGGAGTGGGGTTGTTAGGAATCGCTGTTGCTCATGGCCTTGCCCTTGCAGTAATGGTATCAGCGTTGGCACACATTTCGGGAGGAAAGTTTAATCCCGCAGTGAGTTTGGCAGTGTGGGCTGGTGGCCAGCAAAGTACGATTCTTACCTTTACTGAAATAGTCGCTCAACTTTTAGGCGCTATTGTAGGAGCTTTTGCTTTACAAGGGATATTTCCTGCTGCTACTCTTTCTCTAGCTAAGTTAGGAACTCCTATGATAGAGTCTAGCTTATCTAGTTCCGTAGGAATTTTTACTGAAGCTACCTTGACTTTTTTACTCGTGCTAGTGGTTTATGGAACGGTTATAGACACACGAGGGGATTCTAAAGGCATCGGCGGATTTGCGATCGGGGGTTTTATCTTATGTGGCATATTAATGGGAGGGGGACTAACCGGGGCTGCCATGAATCCTGCTAGAGCTTTTGGCCCTGCTCTTGTGGCAGGCGAGTGGGCTTATCAATATGTCTACTGGATAGGGCCTATCATAGGTGGACTTCTAGCGGGAATCTTATATAGCCGGCTACTAATGAAGCATAAACTTTAAGAACCTCATTTTACAATGAGTGAGTTCTTAAATAAAGCTAATCGCTTAGTATGCTTTTTTTCTTGGCTAAGGCAAGTGTTTGATAAGCCCAGCTTTTAAGATTACTCATCCATAAAAATGTTAGCTGCTTAAAAGCATACAGAACAAGGGTAGGGAAGTAAAAAATAAAGTTAATATTTAAGATAAATTTTTTTAGGCTCGTTTTAAAAAGAGATCGTTTCATGGATAAATTTCATAAAGGGAGTGGGGTATTTTTTCAGTCTGCTTGTTCCATTCATTTTTTATAAGTTATCGTTTAAGTCTCTAATATCCTTTATTAACTTTTACTCCATGCATGGCTTATTTAATCATTAGAGAAAGGACAGCTATCTTTCATATAGGTATAAGTTAATCTTGCCTAGAAATAGTTCAAAAGCCTTGATATCTTTTCGCTTTAACTTTTTATAAAATCTTTGCAAGTCAGTTTTTTTTAAAATTTTTGCTTCATTCTTTAAATTTTTATTAAGCCTACAGCTAGTGTCTTCCTCGTCTTTTTTTGATTCTATCTTCTCTAATCTTTTATGAATTAAAGGTTTGAAAAGCTTAGCAACAACCGACTCTAACCTCATTTATCTATGAAAGCAAAATGTATAATCGATGAATAGAAAAGCTTTATACATCAATGAAAAAAAATAATGTTTTTCATTTGATTACTCTTATGAAATAGGTAGAATGGCCAATAGAGTATTAAATTAGGTGACTATGCATCAACCACCTCTTATAGAAGATCTAGCAGTAGTATTATGCATAGCGGCCATAATGACTGTACTTTTTCAAAAGATTAAGCAGCCTACTGTCCTAGGTTATCTGATAGCAGGTATTATTATCGGCCCTTACACTCCTCCTTTTTCCTTAATCGATGATGAATTTGAAATTAAATTACTCGCTGAACTTGGGATAATTTTCTTAATGTTTTCATTAGGCTTAGAATTTACTTTCGGTAAATTAAGAAGACTAGGGCTATCGGCGATTATTATAGGTTTATTCGAAGTTGCCTTAATGGTTATCATCGGTTTTTTTGCGGGCAAAATACTCGGCTGGTCTCCCTATGAATGCCTTTTGTTAGGCGCCGCTTTATCGATCTCTTCCACTACTATTATTGTTAAAGCCTTGGAAGAATTTAATCTAAAAAGGTTCTCATTTGCTGAGCTAATGGTTGGGGTACTTCTAATGGAAGATTTGCTAGCTATCTTATTGCTAGTATATGTTTCAACCTTGGGGGCTCCTGGAGAAGTTCTCTCCACCCGAATCGTATCAACCTCTTTAAAGCTTTTGCAGGTAATTACCAGCTGGTTTCTTGTAGGCTATTTTGCTTTGCCCTATATTATGCGGAAAATACAAAATTATATTACTGCCGAGACTTTGACTATTATCTCTGTAGGATTATGCCTTTTCCTTAGCTCTGTAGCCGTTTACTTTAACTATTCGGCTGCATTAGGTGCCTTTATTATGGGCTCTATTCTAGCCGAAACACCTTTAGTCCATAAAATCGAAAAATTAACTTTGCCCATCCGGGATATATTTGCTGCAGTATTTTTTGTATCGGTAGGAATGTTAATTGATCCGCTACTAATTATAAAATATTGGCCTTCTATTCTCATCCTTTCTTTAGTAACTATTACCGGCAAGTTTTTAACTAGCGGCTTAGGAGCGTTATTAGCAGGACAAAGGGTTTCTGATTCAATAAGGATCGGTTTTAGCATGGCTCAAATAGGAGAGTTTTCATTTATCATTGTTGGATTAGGAAGTTCATTGGTAGCTACCGATGGATCCTTGTATCCTATCGTGGTCGCTATTTCAGCAATTACCACTTTTGCTACCCCTTATTTGATAAAACTTAGCCTGCAGATTAGCTATCGTATTGAAAACTCTATGCCTCAGAAGGGGGCCATGCTATTGAAAAAATATCATGCTTGGATACTTCCTATTGTGAGGGGCCACTTGGGGCCCAAGGGGATGGAAGAAAAAAAGATCGTGCGCTTCATTGTCAATGCTATCATTATGGCTATCTTAGCGACAATAAGTGCCCAAGTGATTATTCCTCGCTTTCTTCCTATAGTAGATCAACAATGGCCATTTCAGTTTATCTTTTGGTTAATGCTCTACATACTAGCCTCTCCTTTTATTTGGGCAATGTTATTTACCTATCCTTCTTCAAAAGCCAACAAAAAAGCCTGCATGTTACAGATATTGCTCTGGGTCATCACCGCCGCTGAATTGAGCATGTTATCTTGTCTATACCTTTCCTTTCCCTGGGTAGCAATTCCGCTAAGCATTGTTCTCTCTATTTACTTTACCCTATTTTTTCGGCCGCTTAAGAGGTGTTACACATGGTTGGAAAATCGCCTGATTAATAATTTGACTTGCAAACATGAGCTAGATGAGACTCTCTTACAAGGCTTAGCTCCTTGGGATAGTACCTTGGTAAAAATCAAAGTTAAAGAGCATTTTCCTTTTATTGGCCAAAGTTTAGAGGAGTGTCGCTTACGTCCATCTTTTGGAATTAATATCGTGGCCATCCAAAGGCATCTAAAGACAATTTGGTTACCTAATGCTCAAGAGCGAATTTTGCCGGAGGATGAATTGGTCGTTTTGGGAGAAAATGAGGAAATTAACCGATTCAATTTATCGATACAACGTATTAAAGAGGTTGTGGATTTAGAGGAGTCTCCAGCTATGGAGATTCAAAAAATGTATGTCGATGCAAACCCTTGCCTTCTTCATGTGCCTATCTCAAGTGCCATTGTTAAGCAGCATATAAAAGGGCTTATTGTAGGTTTAGAAAGGAACGGGAAGCATATTTTAAATCCTCTTTCTCCTACTATTTTACAGCAAGGAGATATTTTACTTTATATTGTTAAAAAAGATGAAAGAATCTAAAGGTCAATTTACTGCTTTAAAGCAGCTTTACAGTCTATACAACCTCCAATCGGTGGTATGTTCATTTTTCGCCTAGCTCTAGGGCCTTGATTGATAAGTTCTAGCTTACGAGAGAGGCAAGAAATGCCTAATTTTTCAACAACCTTTAGCATTTGCCTATCTGATTGAAAGCTGTTGCTGCTATTCATCCATTAGGATGTTGCTGGAACTATGGCTAAATGCTAGTCAATGTTGTTGGATAAATTTATAGCTTTGTTAAGTTTCGTAACTTAAACAAAATTTATCTAACTTGGATCTGCTTACTTCTCCTTCCCTATAGCTTTAAGTCGTTGAATAACAGAGGCTATCTTTAAAGTTATATGCTTTCAAGCTACTTCTTATGTAATCCCGTACTTTATAAAATTCCTCTCATTAAGTAGAGAGGCAACTTTCATAAGGTTAGGTATGCAGACTTAGCTTTTTTAAAGGGTATTAATTTCTTTTTATCCCTGAATATTAAAAAAATCTAGCAAGGAATTAACTGCTAGCTTAAGCTAAATGCCTTGTTTTTTAAAGTCTTAAAGTCCGAGAGAGATCTACCTACTTACTTAAGCTCTTAAATGAAATCGCAACTTTTTTATGTCTAGGCAAGCTTAAGTGGCCCACTAAACATTTCACTAATATTTCAGGAAGAATGCATGAGTTAAATGGCTTTTTTTGAGAGATGATTTTTTTTTTGTTGACTATAAAATTTTTCTTTTACTATTTATACGCTGTGCTAGGCAAAATAGAGCCATATAAATCCCTGCAGATGAGAAATAATGAGATTCCCTATTAATAAAACACTTCTTACAGTTGAAAAAAAAATTAGATTCTTTACTGCTTTAATGTTCCTTTTATTGCTCTTCTCTGTGAGTGGGTGTCGTTACTCTCATCGTCTCGTGCCGACTGTAAATCCTCCTTCTGTGCCTTCATTTTACGTCCCTAAAAAGATTCGTGTCGCATTAGTCCTAGGGAGTGGTGGCGTGCGTGGTATGGCCCATGTAGGAGTTATTGAAGAACTTGAAGCTGCAGGAATATCGGTGGATTTAATAGTTGGATGTAGTGCAGGCAGTATTGTAGGCGCTTTATATGCAGATAACCCTTGTGCTAAATATATTAAAGAAGCTGTTTGGAACTTAAAGGCAGCTTCTTTGTTAGATTTTGATTTATGGCAGTGTCGTTATGGTCTTTGTCAGGGTCGCTCGTTAAGTAAAGTTTTAAATAAATATTTAAAATCCGAAACTTTTGAAGAGCTAAAAATTCCTTTAGTGATAGTGGCTAGTGACTTAAATTCAGGAGAATTGATTCCCATAGGGTCAGGAGATGTGGAAAAAGCCGTCCAGGCCTCTTGCTCGATTCCTTTTATATTTGTACCTCAAGAACACCTAGGACGTATACTAGTGGACGGGGGAGTGGTCAATCCAGTTCCTGTAGAGGTGGCGTTTGATATAGGAGCTGAGCTTATTATCGCGGTAGATCTTTGTGAACTTTTACCACGTACTTTTCCCACCAATCTTTTTGAAGTAGCCACCCGTAGTGCAGAGATAGCCTTTATGTGGCAAAATGAGACCTGCTGTCATCATGCGGATGTAATTATCCGTCCTAAAACTTGTGATATTGGTACTTTTAGTGATCATTTAAGAGACCAGATTTATGAAGCAGGAAGGCGCGCTGCCAGGGAAAAAATTCCTGATATCTTGAAGAAGTTAGACGCTTTAAAAGCCAACTCTATTAATGATAGCTTAGAGGAAGATGATTGGTGTCTCTATTCACCTCAATGTTATACACCTCAAATTTATCTAAAGAAAACAGCTCCTGGGAGTGCGCCTGATTGATGAGAAAGATCGACTTGTTAAGCTAAGTAAAAGCATTTTTTACTTGTTTTTGGCGCTTTCTTTAAAGAGAAAGGCAGCAGCTTATACTTATAGGATAATAAATTTTAGTGCGCAAAATCGCTTCCAACTAACAGAAAATACTTATTAGCGTAAGCATATATTAGCAAATATGCAAGGCTTAAAGTTTATAAGGAAAGAAATATGCGCTCTGAAACCCCTTCCTTTTGTTGCTAAAATTTATCCGCTTTGCTACCTGCAATTTTTTATAAGTTAATGGGAAAAAAGAGAATAGAGCGACAGACAGCTTATTTTCTAAAAAACATTTGTTTAAGAAAAGCTTGTAGTAAGAGGCATGATGATGCGCCATAGATCTCAGGAGCGGCAATCTTTTACATATTAAGGCGTGTAGTTTTCTTCTTGCTATCTGTGAGGCTAATCCTGTAAAGATCAATCTATTGAGTACTCAAGGAAAAAACATACAGTTTGCTAAGCTAATTTTTTAAGTGCTTGAGGGGCTTTATAATGATAAATAAAGGCAATGTTAAGCTTCTTTTCCCCCGTCTGCTTGGGTTTAGGTGATAGATGTCTTTAACGGTGTACTATCATCCAGATTCAACTTTAGGCAATGATAAGGGGACGTTAATAGCATCAGAAGATGACCGCTATTTTAAGTACGAAAGTGACATGACCCGCTGGCAGTTGATAAAAATTGCTGCCCAAATAGCTATAAAAATTATCTATACTTTGGGCGGGTATCTTTTTTGTTATAAATGTAACCGAGAGGCGCAGATTGATTTTGCTAATCTAAAGAAAAGAAAATTTATTCATTATTATAAAAAAAGTAGCTTAGAAATTAATGAAAAAAATCCTTTACCCCCGCAGCCTTTATTTGACCTTGCTCCAGCCCTCGAATTTAGAGAGTCTCCTTTAAGAAGCAAATCTTCTGCTAGCGATATAGCGGATAATCAAGTTATTCCTTTAGAAAAAATTTATAAAAATTTAATAGACCAGGCAAAAGAGTATAGACATCTGCAGCAAGGGGTTGAGGAATTAATTAAACGTAAGCGAGCGTGTCTTTTAGATCATTTGTATGAAGAGAGCAAAGAGATAGCTATTGCCCTAGAAAAGTTTTTAAATTTATATACAGAGCAGCAGGATTGTTGCCAATTTATCCGACTTCTTTCCCCTTTCTTAGAAGATGCTCATTTAATGGCTGCTTTCCAAAGAGCTATTGAGAATGCTAAAAACACTTTACCTGAGCAAAGAACAATTTACCATGAAAAATTTGAGGAATTCCAACAATCTTACGCGGATCTTTCTTCTCCCGCAGAATGGTTAATTTCGATTTGTGGAAAAGCTGATTTATTTAATTTTGCTCAGGAAATGCTGGCTTTAGGGGAGTATTATTCTCCGCAGTTCCAAGCTTTATACAAGGCTAAAGAAAAAATTTATAGCGAATGTTTAGCCTCCATGCAGGAAGAAATAGCGGCTGATGAAGACCTCAAAACCAGCATCTGGCAAATGTATCAAGACTTTGCCTGCATTCAAGAGCAGCTAGAGAGAAACCTAGCTGCAGACATACAAGGGCCTACCTACGAAGTTTACTATACTCTCGGTATATTTCTAAAAGATATCTTGGTAGAAAAAGGGTATACAGAAGAGCTAGAGGCAGCCATTCATTCCAATGAGGTAGGATATACTTTCATTAGGTTGTTTTTCTTTACAAAAACTAAAGAAACCTTAGAGGCCTTAAAAAGGCTGTTAAAGGATAAGGATACAAGGAGAGCTGCTGAGAATGCTTGCCTGCATGAAATTGCTAAGCAAAAAGCCAAAAACCAAGAAGCTAAAAAGCTATTAAAGGCAGCTCCTACCCTCCATGCATTTAAGCGGTTATCATTTTATAGTAAGCAAGCAATTTTTAGAGATTCTATAAGCAAGCTTGTAGATATTGAACCTTTGATAAATGCAAAATTTTATGATTCAAAATTTTTTAGCTTTGTGAGACAGCTGAAGAGAAGCGAATTTTTTAAAAATCGTCAGCCTACCGTTTGTGATATTGATTTTTATTTAGATTTTAGCCCCTATTTTGATCAATTAGAAACTTATATTAGTGCTATTCATAAGATTGTATATAGCGAGGCCTAACGCACATTAGGGTAGAGTCAATAATTTTTATTATAAGCTATTCCAACTTTTATTATTAATTTATAATGAAGGAAAGTATTTACTAACGGATGAATGCTACGCATGCGCTTAAAAGTTTTTTAAAAGAACAGAAAATTTTTGATAACGAAATTTCTAAACTTTTTCTTCAAACCCATCCTAAAGCTCCCCTTTTAAATGAGGCTTATGATCAACTGGCAGAGCAAATTAGTAAAATAGCTAATTTTGAAGAAGTAGCCGAAGCCTTGTTAACAGAAGAAAATCCTAACAAAATTGATCCTCAAAGTCTATTAAAAATATGGATAGCCCTGGCAGCTGGTCTACCTCAATTGGCACCTGCTTTGGGTGCAGAAATGGGTGAAGATTTATTATATGTTTTTCAAAGCTTGCTAGATAATTTAGCCCTTACCCCTGCAGAAATTACTTCTCGTCTTTTTCATTTAGAGGAAAATAAAATTTTTATACTTCCTTTAACTCATCAAACCGCGTGGGGGCAAAGTTTAGAAAATGTCGTTCTTTATCGCAAAAATGTAGGCAATACATTCGATATAGAACTTTTTACGGTAGAGAAAAATAGTAGAAAATTCTTCGGAGAATATGCTTTCGGCGATGAGAAAGCCTATCCCTTAAGATATTACGCCGCTGTTCCTAGCGATGATCTGTTAGGACCTAATTTTCAACAACCTCTAGCTATTCATGCAGACATCTTATGGAAAACTTCACAGGCCCTCGATGTTGCCGGGCATGCTTGCCTAATAGCTTTTGAGCCTTTGCGTGCCTATTTGATTGATCCCCAGTCTAAGAGTCGTCTAATCCAATTACAGCATGCCCATAAGCTAAAAGCAATGACAGCATTCATTCATCGATGGATAGAAGCTCACACGACGTCACCGTTCTCCTTAGAGCTCTATAAAGCCTTTATGGTGATAGCCGGTTTAGTTTTAGTCTTAGCGATTAGAAAATCTATTCTTTCTTGTAGGAGCGAAAATTTAAATGCTAGATTAGGGCTCCTTAATAAGGCTTTAATTACTTCGGCTCGCCATCTATTCAAGCGTAAAGATAGAATTTCTATAGCCCTATATGAATTGTATGAAGCTGCTGTCGGTACTTTAGAACAATTAAAGCAAGAATCCGAACAATGGCTGCGCGAGTTTATTCCTGCCGATGATAGATTTAAGTCCTGTAAGTTGGCAGTAAATCAATCTTTTCTTATTAAAAAAAGTACACAACAATGCTTACAGTATCTTAGTTCTATTGAATCTACATTGCATTCTCCTCTAACCCCTCCTGCGGTAAAGGAGTTAGATGTAAGTAGAGAGGGGCCTATAGCTAATGAAGGGGTCATTGATAAACTATCAAATATAAAAGATAAAATAAATTTTTTTGAATCTTATGATTATGAATGGGTGATACCTTATTTAACTTCAGAAGTGATGAATTTATCATTACCTCATCTTGAAAGTGATTGGATGAAATTATCCATTCAGGAATCTAGGAAGGCTTTACATCTATTATCTATTTTTTCAGAAAGGCTTGCTAAGCATGCATTTCACCAACAGTGGCGTTTTTTATCTTCTCTGCAAAATAGTGGAGTGCGCTTATTAGCAATTGCTTATGCTCTCTGTGAAAAGCTGGATGATCAAAAGGTATTAAATCAATTTAAACCGGCTTTTAAGGGCTATCTAGCTTTAACTACTAGTCCCTATTTTCAGTGCGAGTCCTATTCTTCCTGGAGTGATAGGTTAGATACACTAAGTTTTATCAAAGGGTGGCATACCCCAGAGGTAAAGCCTGCTTTTTTATTCCATGAAAAAGGCAAGGAAAGTTTTGACGATACAGCCGACGGTCGTTTTGCTGAAGAAATTTTACAGGCTTACCCTACGATCAAAAATGAGATTAACCAGCATTATTACCATCTAAAAAGAAGGACACGCTTAGATAGCCTACAAGCCGTTACTCCAGGGCAATTATTATTAGCCGAATTAGTAAATGTAAAAATTCAAAACCATTTGCCATATAAGCTAGACCTTGCCGATCCTTGGATTAACGCTTTGTCTAAACTTGTAAATATAGCTATGCATGTTCACCTTCTAAGCGATCAAAGATCTAGATATCATGTAGGCCATGAAAATATTGTCACTTTCCATAAAGGCTTAGGCTTTAGCCTGACCTATGCTAAGAATCACCAGCAGCGCTTCGATTTCTTCTTGGAGGGTAGGGATAAAAAAATAAGACTAGATGTTAATCAAAGAAATTTACTTTCCAAAGAGAAGTGGAGAGAAAATCAAAATAAAACTTTAAAGCGTTTTGTAGGTGTAGAGGAAGAGATGAGCCATCTTAGCCTTACATTTGAAGAAGCTGCTGCTGAACCTACTTTAACGATTGTAGAACTACTAAGTAAATTAAAGTACCAAATTTCAAATTTCAAAATCGAGCGCTTTAGGTTTTTTTTGGAAAGTTATCTTTTTAAAATTGTGATAAATAAAGAGGGGACAGAAATATTTCCTTTACTAGAGGAATTTAAGCTCTACCCTCAAGTTTTAAATACTGTTCTTAAAGGTTTTTTAGACTCTACCGCCATTTTTGCTAAGAATTTAAATAAAGGTATTCTTAGCGAAGAGTGCAAATGTCTTTTAAATCTTACCATTCGTTTAGCTGATCTATCTTCATCTGTGGGTTGCAAAAGCGTTAGTTATACCTTAAAAATGTTCCATGCGCAGTGGATACTAGACTTAAAAGCATGTCTGCAGAAAACCAAAACGTTTGATCAGCAAGCTGCAGATATAAAAATCCTTTTACTTAAGCTGATAGGATTAGAAGAAAGAAAAAATTTGTCCTTACAGGTTTGGAACGATTATTTAGATGAGGGCGCAGAACTCCATAAGCATTTGGAGCAGAAACTAGTTTCTATGGATACCGCGACAGGGGCCTGGTGGTATAATATGCGTTACCGCCTGTGGCGCCACTATATTGAACTAAACAAGACTCAGCCGGCCTTCATTCAAGAAATCCAAAAAAATAAAAATTTTGACTTTCTCAGCTTATCTTCGAGTAAAGGTCAATATTTACCTATTCCTGCCCCTATTCTTAAATCTGTAGACTTTAGACGTTTATTTTCTAATCGTGTGCGGGTCTGGCAAGTAGATAAATCCCATCCTTATATTATTCTTTCAGATTCTTTGACCGGAACTTATCGGTTAAGCAGTGATAAAAGCTTCCCTTTTTCTTTACAACGCTTGATCGAAGGGCAATGGTATTTTTATCTGCCACCTCTTCAAGTGGCTAAATGTTTGCATTTACCTACATCTCTTTGTCAAGACAGTATATGGTGGCTCAATTGTGAAAATTTATCCGCTAGAGGCTATTATCACTTTCAACCAGATAAGCTTTGGTTATTAAGAAATGACCAAGGGGCTGTTGTCTTTCAAGAGGGCCCGGAAAAAGGCATGAGGCTTGAACTGGTAGAAAATGAGGAAGAATCTTTATCTAATCTGGAGAAGTGTACGGGGGCGTTTGGCCAGCATTATTACACTTACGCTGCTCGTTATATTCATGGGATCCTCTTCGATTATCGAGATCGATTGATTTTTCCCCATATACGTATGCCGCACGGAAGACCTCTTGTTTTTGAACGCCAGGACACAGACTTTTATGAAAAAGGAAGCCTTGATCGTCAATTAGGCGCTTGTTTTTATGCACCTTCAGTCTTTCATATAGAAAATGGGATAAAACTTAAATCCACTCCTCTTAAAATTTACGGGATCGAAATAAAGAGAAAAAGGGGGGACCCCTTGAGTGAAGACGAAGAAAC
Coding sequences within it:
- a CDS encoding MIP/aquaporin family protein codes for the protein MNIAWLLAEFIGTFTLIFIGAGSICLNEMTHGGVGLLGIAVAHGLALAVMVSALAHISGGKFNPAVSLAVWAGGQQSTILTFTEIVAQLLGAIVGAFALQGIFPAATLSLAKLGTPMIESSLSSSVGIFTEATLTFLLVLVVYGTVIDTRGDSKGIGGFAIGGFILCGILMGGGLTGAAMNPARAFGPALVAGEWAYQYVYWIGPIIGGLLAGILYSRLLMKHKL
- a CDS encoding cation:proton antiporter codes for the protein MHQPPLIEDLAVVLCIAAIMTVLFQKIKQPTVLGYLIAGIIIGPYTPPFSLIDDEFEIKLLAELGIIFLMFSLGLEFTFGKLRRLGLSAIIIGLFEVALMVIIGFFAGKILGWSPYECLLLGAALSISSTTIIVKALEEFNLKRFSFAELMVGVLLMEDLLAILLLVYVSTLGAPGEVLSTRIVSTSLKLLQVITSWFLVGYFALPYIMRKIQNYITAETLTIISVGLCLFLSSVAVYFNYSAALGAFIMGSILAETPLVHKIEKLTLPIRDIFAAVFFVSVGMLIDPLLIIKYWPSILILSLVTITGKFLTSGLGALLAGQRVSDSIRIGFSMAQIGEFSFIIVGLGSSLVATDGSLYPIVVAISAITTFATPYLIKLSLQISYRIENSMPQKGAMLLKKYHAWILPIVRGHLGPKGMEEKKIVRFIVNAIIMAILATISAQVIIPRFLPIVDQQWPFQFIFWLMLYILASPFIWAMLFTYPSSKANKKACMLQILLWVITAAELSMLSCLYLSFPWVAIPLSIVLSIYFTLFFRPLKRCYTWLENRLINNLTCKHELDETLLQGLAPWDSTLVKIKVKEHFPFIGQSLEECRLRPSFGINIVAIQRHLKTIWLPNAQERILPEDELVVLGENEEINRFNLSIQRIKEVVDLEESPAMEIQKMYVDANPCLLHVPISSAIVKQHIKGLIVGLERNGKHILNPLSPTILQQGDILLYIVKKDERI
- a CDS encoding patatin-like phospholipase family protein, which encodes MRFPINKTLLTVEKKIRFFTALMFLLLLFSVSGCRYSHRLVPTVNPPSVPSFYVPKKIRVALVLGSGGVRGMAHVGVIEELEAAGISVDLIVGCSAGSIVGALYADNPCAKYIKEAVWNLKAASLLDFDLWQCRYGLCQGRSLSKVLNKYLKSETFEELKIPLVIVASDLNSGELIPIGSGDVEKAVQASCSIPFIFVPQEHLGRILVDGGVVNPVPVEVAFDIGAELIIAVDLCELLPRTFPTNLFEVATRSAEIAFMWQNETCCHHADVIIRPKTCDIGTFSDHLRDQIYEAGRRAAREKIPDILKKLDALKANSINDSLEEDDWCLYSPQCYTPQIYLKKTAPGSAPD